From a region of the Eulemur rufifrons isolate Redbay chromosome 7, OSU_ERuf_1, whole genome shotgun sequence genome:
- the GATD3 gene encoding glutamine amidotransferase-like class 1 domain-containing protein 3, mitochondrial isoform X1 encodes MAAARALMVSRLAAASAFAPLPSRLRPPAPVGRTPFPRAALHSSAPRPAARVALVLSGCGVYDGTEIHEASAILVHLSRGGAEVQIFAPDVPQMHVIDHTKGQPSESETRNVLTESARIARGKIADLATLSAANHDAAIFPGGFGAAKNLSTFAVDGKDCRVNTDVERVLKEFHAAGKPVGLCCIAPVLAAKVLRGVEVTVGHEQEEGGKWPYAGTAEAIKALGAKHCVKGVAEAHVDLKNKVVTTPAFMCETALHHIHDGVGAMVKKVLELTGK; translated from the exons ATGGCGGCCGCCAGGGCCCTGATGGTGTCGAGACTGGCCGCGGCCTCCGCGTTTGCGCCGCTCCCCAGTCGCCTCCGGCCTCCTGCCCCCGTGGGTCGGACGCCCTTCCCGCGCGCCGCCCTTCACAGCTCCGCGCCGCGACCCGCAGCCAGGGTCGCGCTG GTGCTGTCTGGATGCGGCGTCTACGACGGGACCGAAATCCACGAGGCCTCGGC GATACTGGTGCACCTGAGCCGTGGGGGGGCCGAGGTCCAGATCTTTGCTCCTGACGTCCCTCAGATGCATGTGATCGACCACACCAAGGGACAGCCTTCTGAGAGTGAGACCAG GAACGTGTTGACTGAGTCGGCGAGGATCGCCCGTGGCAAGATCGCAGACCTGGCCACACTCAGCGCGGCCAACCACGATGCCGCCATCTTTCCCGGAGGCTTTGGAGCCGCCAAAAACCT GAGCACGTTTGCCGTGGACGGGAAGGATTGCCGAGTTAACACGGACGTGGAGCGTGTCCTGAAGGAGTTCCACGCGGCCGGGAAGCCCGTCGG CTTGTGCTGCATCGCGCCTGTCCTTGCGGCCAAAGTGCTCAGAGGCGTCGAGGTCACCGTGGGCCATGAGCAGGAGGAGGGTGGCAAGTGGCCCTACGCCGGGACGGCAGAGGCCATCAAGGCCCTGGGCGCCAAGCACTGTGTCAAGGGAGTGGCC GAAGCTCACGTGGACCTGAAAAACAAGGTGGTCACGACCCCGGCCTTCATGTGCGAGACCGCCCTCCACCACATCCACGATGGCGTCGGAGCCATGGTGAAGAAGGTGCTGGAACTCACTGGAAAGTGA
- the GATD3 gene encoding glutamine amidotransferase-like class 1 domain-containing protein 3, mitochondrial isoform X2 gives MAAARALMVSRLAAASAFAPLPSRLRPPAPVGRTPFPRAALHSSAPRPAARVALVLSGCGVYDGTEIHEASAILVHLSRGGAEVQIFAPDVPQMHVIDHTKGQPSESETRNVLTESARIARGKIADLATLSAANHDAAIFPGGFGAAKNLLCCIAPVLAAKVLRGVEVTVGHEQEEGGKWPYAGTAEAIKALGAKHCVKGVAEAHVDLKNKVVTTPAFMCETALHHIHDGVGAMVKKVLELTGK, from the exons ATGGCGGCCGCCAGGGCCCTGATGGTGTCGAGACTGGCCGCGGCCTCCGCGTTTGCGCCGCTCCCCAGTCGCCTCCGGCCTCCTGCCCCCGTGGGTCGGACGCCCTTCCCGCGCGCCGCCCTTCACAGCTCCGCGCCGCGACCCGCAGCCAGGGTCGCGCTG GTGCTGTCTGGATGCGGCGTCTACGACGGGACCGAAATCCACGAGGCCTCGGC GATACTGGTGCACCTGAGCCGTGGGGGGGCCGAGGTCCAGATCTTTGCTCCTGACGTCCCTCAGATGCATGTGATCGACCACACCAAGGGACAGCCTTCTGAGAGTGAGACCAG GAACGTGTTGACTGAGTCGGCGAGGATCGCCCGTGGCAAGATCGCAGACCTGGCCACACTCAGCGCGGCCAACCACGATGCCGCCATCTTTCCCGGAGGCTTTGGAGCCGCCAAAAACCT CTTGTGCTGCATCGCGCCTGTCCTTGCGGCCAAAGTGCTCAGAGGCGTCGAGGTCACCGTGGGCCATGAGCAGGAGGAGGGTGGCAAGTGGCCCTACGCCGGGACGGCAGAGGCCATCAAGGCCCTGGGCGCCAAGCACTGTGTCAAGGGAGTGGCC GAAGCTCACGTGGACCTGAAAAACAAGGTGGTCACGACCCCGGCCTTCATGTGCGAGACCGCCCTCCACCACATCCACGATGGCGTCGGAGCCATGGTGAAGAAGGTGCTGGAACTCACTGGAAAGTGA